The sequence GGTGAAATCGTATCCTGTATTAGCATCTTCTAATGATTCTGTCCCACAAGCACTGTGGTTTCATCCCCATGCAAGAGGACTAAATAAACATTCAGGCAGGCTGCATTATCATATGGAGTACCTGGTACGTAAATCTAATGAACGACTCATCCATCGGAAGAAAAAAGTATCTACTTCAGAAAACGTTGACTTAACATGTATGATAAATACAGCATCCGAAGATCAAATAGAGCAAATGGTTAGTATAcatattgttttaaaatttgaaatataGTTTTTACATAGTATGACAATTTTAGAGAAGCGAATTAAAATTCATCTGTCCAGAACCAGCAACAAAAGAACGAGTTGAGGAACTTTGGATGGCTACGTTCCAAGATCGGCAGAATATACGTAAGACCGATAACCTGTTATCTTATTTAAAAGACTATCCGGCTGCATCAGCATTTAATGGGAAGTTGGTAATATACTTCGTACCGATTAACTAAATAACGTTGAGCCTGTACCACAGACAAACACTAATATTAAGGACTATGCGTGTGTTTGTTCATGAATAGTTTACAATAACAATCGcggtattttattgaaatatgagaaatgtttttattgaaatatgagaaATGTTCAACGTTGGTGTTCAGAGTATAAGGTGCTGGTCTCACCAACTAGTATGAATTTTCTGTCAATTTGTCTGTGGTAGTTTTAATCGTTTATGTGGCTGTAATAATTTGTAAATGGATTTTCTCCGTTTCAGATCACCACAGAGTTCGGTCTTCTTAATCCAGGATGTTTAAATTTTGGGGAAAAGTTTCAGTCTGTTCAGtgccaaattgtcacagaatttaatgaatgtTTCCGACACATCACTAACGGTAAATAAATTGTATCGAAAAACGTATATTCAAattaatatgaatattttctatACAGATTTCTTGAGGGCTCTAGCTATAATTCGGATGAAAAATCCGAGTCGCGGAGCAAAACGATTGCGTGTATCCGGCGCTGCCAACGATAATCCTCTCCAGGGCATCTTAGAATGGTGTCAGGTAATATAATACAGTATAGAAtttcatcgaaaatttttatacatcacaGGATGACATCCTTCCGCAATCATATGACGTACCCACATTGCACATTAAAGGAGACATGTTTGCGGACATCTCTGAAGCATTTATAATCTGGAGAAACTGGAACCTGAAAATAAGTGGCGACtatcaatatttattcaagaTACTGGTTGAGTGCTACAATGTGGCGAAAGACGACTGTCGTCCTTcggataaaaatttttttatatttatatattcgcTCATGGGCATTGCTGCCTTAACAACGACGGGAGAAAATTTTATGCGTAGTCTTAAATAATGCATTCAAAAATCATTAAACTTATCATATCACCGAATAAACCTGTATATTATTTTTCGCTGATCCTTTTTAATTTCTTAGTATTTGGAATACTACAGATTAAGTAATATAGAAGAATttagaaaattcaatttttacgttttgttttgcaaattttaccgAACTTCGGTATTAGGTGATGAATAAGTCAGTAGATTTTGACAGTTCGTTGTGGCGATCCAGTTTACCAATCACtcagtaaatttaaattttactgaacTGTTTACTGACtgttcagctgtttgaaagtcagtaaaatttTTACCGACACCCGTAAAAAAAGTATAGTGtgtatgtccctaatgtatggtgaaattttcagctgtattcattgtttacattctgtcttgtagcggctggtgtagacgtgttttttgagctcggcgatttttgttagtttaaacaatggaagaattgaagaatttgtattaaattttgcgtgaaaaatgaaataaagtgtaaccaagtgtgcgaaatgttacagagagcctacggtgagtctgctatgaaaaacacaagtgtttacgagtggtataagcgtttccaagatggccgcgaagacgttgaagacgacgaacgctccggtcgacccagcacgtcaataatcgataaaaaagtgggaaaagtggaaaaatgattatggatgatcgccgaatcactattagagaagttgctgatgaagttggcatatcagttagctcatgccatcatattttttcaaatgttttgggcatgaaacgagtggcagcaaaattcgttccaaaactgctgaattttgatcataaaaacaaacgcattaccatcgctcaggagctgttaaacgacgtcaacgacgatccaaatttacttgaaagggtcataactggtgataaaacatgggtgtacggttatgatgtcgaaacaaaagcacaatcgtccacgtggaagcacccaacgtcaccaagacaaaatcgccgagctcaaaaaaaaacacgtctacaccagccgctacaagacagaatgtaaacaatgaatacagctaaaaatttcaccatacattaaggacatatgtaccaacacaataaaaaaaaatttttgaccgccggactctccagacgcgcgcaattaaaaaattccgggaactttttgaacagacctcgtataatgTGTGAAtgatgttgaaaattttttcacTGATGAtgttttgaatttcaaattttttttttgaaactagtatcacacattaaaaaaatcaaatatcactACAAACTGTCATCAAAGCAACTTCATCTTCAAAAGATAGccgcaaattattttcaataggatGACACCATTATTCTAAGGTTTTTTttcctcactcaattccgacagagaACGTTTTTGCACTGTAGTCCGCATTAATTCGGAATTCATAATGAATTCCACACGGaattctgaatgaaaatttttcactcacTCGGACTCCATTCGGAGTTGATTCCGAACTGATAACGTTGGTGGTTACTCATTCAAAAAATTACACACAGTTTACatgcgagcctgtatatctgttatttgtggttatttgGTCTGAAACATAAAATTGATTcaaagcgaattgaattgcttgACGAATATTGCCTTAGTATTGTTGTTTACCCTACAGACTCATGTTACTACAGACTTAgacaaaatcgtgtaaatttacgtctctataaaaataagtatataaaaataaatcatttcatCACCTATGCAGCTAATTCAGGTAAAGTATCCATCGAAACATTCGAGTGTATATATCGATTCGTTTGACTCCCTAAGAAGTATTTACCGGTCTGTAACTATGAGAGTCTGTAGTTTATCCTACGAGTATTACTTGACTTACTGGTGTCTTTTTCACACTTCGAAAGTCCAAAAGCAAGTTTCAAGGTGTCATACTTCACCCTCAGCGAAGGATTATAGTGTGAAGTGTTTGCTTTATTCGCTATTCTGATTACAAGAACTAATTACTATTCTTAGTTGAAAGAAAGTGTACGCAATACAGTTAATTGATTCTTTCACCGTGAAGTAGAAGGTTGTGAATGACATGACGCGCACTGCTGCATTAATGCAACGAGAGTATGCCTAACTGACATGAGTACTCTTCTCTAAATTACTGGAGCAGCCAGCTTCCTCTCTGCTTTGGTAAATGAAACCCATTCAAAACTCAAGAGTTTGGACACGAGTTTTCATTTATCACGCTCCcataattgtttatttttcaattaactACTCAAAGCGAAAAgtattgttttcattgttattCATATTGTTGATTATAGCGAATGGCGTTAACAACTTAATTTAACAATTCATAAATACACCATACttcaaatttccaaaataaagttaaaattaaaaggaaatttggaaataaaacagcATATTAACCAGTAAAGAGTAGATTATGAAGTAGGCAACCGTTCTGATTACTTTATCGGTTATTCCATGTGATATGCTTAGCATTTAGATAACATATTTTGTGTACCTTAGATTTGTATCTGTAggtttcttcaaaaaacttttaagGAAATTTAGTTGCTCATCAGCACTTTGGAATGGTAAATACTTCGCATCCAAAAGAATTCTATTTATGATTTTTATTACAATTCTCAACCGGCAAAGTAaaccaaagtcctggcattacattcattttgtggaattttgcctttctgtttgaacatactttgcagccgattcttagtgtacagaatcattgcattgcGTTGCATGGAATCTttgcaggtcggggctcgaacatacgacaactggcttgtaagaccagcatcctatgcattgaaccgacaaCTCGGGACGCAGAATTCTCACCCGATAACTTTCAAATTGAAAGAAGGTGAAATTTGATGTGTGATTTGacgttgaacaaaaattgaagctCTTCAAATTTGCCATTTGGTTTTAAAGATGTTTCAATAACAAAAGCAATCTGAGTTTTATGAACTTTaagaacgtgaaaaaaatcttctgcactcgatttcaaagagcgAGCATTGaagtttaaaacattcaaaagaATATTTAAAATCACTTTTTGCTCAACGTCGCTATGCAGGAGAGAGCCGGAAGCCTTTGGTCGGCGTATGTCTTGGGCCACTCGTGTTTTATCGAAAAGTATTGaaggaattttttattgcaagtaAAACGAgttaagactgtcccagaaagtatggacgcactttgatttcgctataaataattcacaagtgttagatattcatattttattcgacatactgataatattagactacaacaacagaatattattctcaacatttgctacttagccattgtagactagctttttccccaaaattcctcaattggtcgaagttgtgggcaatttggtggattcatgtcttttgggacgaaagtgacatttttggtagtataccattctaccgttgatttcgagtagtggcaagatgcaagatctggccagaagacaacgggatctttgtggcttcgaatcatgggtaaaagtcgtttttgtaaacattccttaatgtatatttcgctgttcattgaagcagtggtgatgaagggtttcgaaatcttaccgcagctacaaattgcttgccagaccatagctttcttatcaaatttttcgacttcaatcgatgtctcggactggtttaacacttgcccttctcgcaccgtataatattgtagtcccgacaaggatttgtaatcgagtttcacgtaggtttcgtcgtacatgattatgcagttcaaattttcatcactcatgcccacttttttggccacatcccgaactgaaacctccttcttttgctcgaacgccttcagtatacgttcatccaactgagggttagcaggacctttttttcgacccgttttcggtttatcctcaaaggtgttatcctcaccgaacttcctgattgcatttcgcacggctttttcacttactcctttcatttttgctatctttctcagtgacagtccgcgttctgtgcaccatttgtacacaatttttcgacgttgttctgctgaaagtccacgcatttcgaaacaaactaatgaaaacgaataaacaactgcacaagtggttagagaagagtgtaaacaacaggacgcagccataaaagttgacagattctgaaccattgcgaaatggcagctgtttttggttgcgtccatactttctgggacagtctttaagtttgttgtaaaaatatgaatttattAGCAAATACTACCTTACGCATATTTTACTTCAAGAAGGAACAGTATTAATCAACGTTTTATCAATTGAGACAATTATTCATTCAATTATGATAGGGGGTGTTAGGGGTGCAAatcccctccgaaactcaaacaaatattatattatgaaaacttttctctATAAATATTTAAAGTCAATTCCTATAAATACCTCTAATTTACAGATATAAAAAATGTCAGTGAAAAAAGGTTGCCTACTCTCTCATATTTATCTATTTTCAATCTTAGCCGTACTGCCTTCTTAACCCATCATGTCCTAGCGAATGATATGTCATACGCAAAAATATCTGTTTTCAAAACTGTTTACgataacaaaaacagaaaaaactaCAATACGCTACTTCTTTGTGTGTTACAACTGCTGTTTGTTTTTCTCATTTAAGTGTATTTTGATCCTTGACACTTGACGTACTAACTACTAGAAATAGCAGTGCTAAAGTAAGTCATATATTACCTTCTATTTTTTGTTCGAATATGCTAATAAGCTTATGTCTTGTGACAAAACATTACCATAGACTTtgaaaaagttatatatatatacaaagaAATCCGAAATAATATGAAAAacaatgtaaaatttgatgcagctgattaaaaaattttAGACACTAATTGTAACTCGAACTGTTAGTGGAATGTAAACTGCGAGAACTAATTCGAAATACCATTGAATTCCATCAATTTTACATGCTACTCAAATATACCAACTATAATAGAATAATTTCGGATGTTCATTACATTCTTCTTATAGCCAATATTAGTGAAATTAGCTCGatgtagaagtaataggagcgcaAGCTATCGATACGCCAATTTTAACGCGTTCTTAAAACGCTGCACCTGCTGTGTGTTTGAGACATActgacaatgctgcgctcctgttacttctataaatcgaaTTCATGCTGAacagcgttttattgggtttaatataaatatgtagtgcagtgtaatcatcCAGCTCGAATTTAAACAACCTTTCGTCGCTAcaatcactatttggaatgtggcaAAAATACTTTGTTGTTCTCATTGACCACCCTACGTACATCGAAAATATCGTAGTCATTGTTTCTCAGTTGCAAATTTATTCAGCagacatttttttattgatgaaaatataataattaaatcttacACGAagcacttcggtgtcgaactgaagcgtagtggaaattcagcatcgaattATCATTAGAGACTCTTATTcttttcgattatctcttttgcgatattctattcatcatcaagtttcgttgacacaaaaaatcacttgtgaacttcgacgTTAAAAGTTTTATGGATACTTGTTTCATGAATAAAATTCTCGGAAAAGATTTTTTCAGTcattgagttttttttagaaaatcgaaTGAACTGT comes from Malaya genurostris strain Urasoe2022 chromosome 3, Malgen_1.1, whole genome shotgun sequence and encodes:
- the LOC131434141 gene encoding uncharacterized protein LOC131434141 codes for the protein MELNEADFVRLRLKTKIIKSIQRIQKELKSNSIVEELEINKQISDFEEKEQTGNTESDGDNGTNSIDEPYRDIFLEEEINIDKIFKRTRAGKDIIEILKEGAKPSDGCLKSINNILCEFLKSTYGLRPSSYHKNMLAMSLVKSYPVLASSNDSVPQALWFHPHARGLNKHSGRLHYHMEYLVRKSNERLIHRKKKVSTSENVDLTCMINTASEDQIEQMRSELKFICPEPATKERVEELWMATFQDRQNIRKTDNLLSYLKDYPAASAFNGKLITTEFGLLNPGCLNFGEKFQSVQCQIVTEFNECFRHITNDFLRALAIIRMKNPSRGAKRLRVSGAANDNPLQGILEWCQDDILPQSYDVPTLHIKGDMFADISEAFIIWRNWNLKISGDYQYLFKILVECYNVAKDDCRPSDKNFFIFIYSLMGIAALTTTGENFMRSLK